From a single Rosa rugosa chromosome 7, drRosRugo1.1, whole genome shotgun sequence genomic region:
- the LOC133723114 gene encoding uncharacterized protein LOC133723114: MDEYDFKRKWFVGVFVREYCISEIDSRNCKVRNWSVDISAACYAEKKRSCKDLLLYHIELSKRQNKINKAFHGASRTSGSGSRASGSGSASRASGSGSRASSSRAIPPTKAADQTFVEVSGSRASLPSGSQSISRTKVAGQTFLEISGSRASLPSGSRASGSGSRAISRTKVAGQTFLEVEVAAPPVTAPPAAYDPLALSLETTGLPLQIAPSRGHFFSQLVVAEDFRLSFLSIQQMKTIVFYYSHILRIEGYDSKSHAVLSSFVSCRMMPRMTIQQELEAARNRVRFDQGERCRGTYAGLFLTLLRTVAQLWVELEAQHFSLSRVLSIRKESLKMYCQIFDASLL; encoded by the exons ATGGATGAGTATGATTTTAAGAGAAAGTGGTTTGTTGGTGTTTTTGTTAGAGAATATTGCATATCTGAAATTGACTCGAGGAACTGCAAAGTAAGAAACTGGTCTGTTGATATCTCCGCTGCTTG CTATGCTGAGAAGAAAAGGTCTTGCAAAGATCTTCTGTTATACCACATTGAACTTTCAAAGAGACAAAACAAGATTAATAAA GCATTTCATGGTGCATCACGCACCTCTGGATCTGGATCACGCGCCTCTGGATCTGGATCGGCATCACGCGCCTCTGGATCTGGATCACGCGCCTCTTCTTCACGCGCCATCCCTCCGACTAAGGCTGCGGACCAAACTTTTGTTGAG GTATCTGGATCACGCGCCTCACTGCCATCTGGATCACAGTCCATCTCTCGGACTAAGGTTGCAGGCCAAACTTTTCTTGAG ATATCTGGATCACGCGCCTCACTGCCATCTGGATCACGTGCCTCAGGATCTGGATCACGCGCCATCTCTCGGACTAAGGTTGCAGGCCAAACTTTTCTTGAG GTTGAGGTTGCCGCTCCTCCGGTCACCGCCCCTCCGGCCGCATATGATCCTCTCGCTCTCTCACTAGAGACAACTGGG CTTCCGCTTCAGATTGCACCGTCCCGTGGGCACTTTTTTTCACAGCTGGTTGTCGCTGAAGATTTCCGGCTGTCATTTCTGAGCATACAGCAGATGAAGACCATCGTATTTTACTACAGCCATATCTTGAGGATAGAG GGTTATGATTCGAAGAGCCACGCTGTGCTGTCTTCCTTTGTGAGCTGTAGGATGATGCCGAGGATGACGATACAGCAGGAACTTGAGGCTGCACGGAATCGGGTGAGGTTCGATCAAGGGGAGAGATGTAGGGGGACATATGCAGGCCTTTTTCTGACATTGCTGAGGACAGTCGCCCAATTGTGGGTTGAGTTGGAGGCACAGCATTTCAGTTTGTCGAGGGTGCTATCTATCAGGAAGGAGAGTTTGAAGATGTACTGCCAAATATTTGACGCGAGTCTCCTTTAG
- the LOC133723587 gene encoding DNA-(apurinic or apyrimidinic site) endonuclease, chloroplastic isoform X2 produces the protein MNQIQSLQLGFKSFLNLTRNLRSGVLRVKATTARPISSSTKKPALKAAMGANPTVIKEIESLKGDLSKIEAMTVEQLRTTLRNIGASAKGRKCELVSSLKCFLENKIDGESSQVIEQQVSSTICVETVSAKTETEPLSNEDQVQNLNTVSDVQLRQRNKRTSSSKSKTVDGDDKVVKKEKLSIESDEVSVGNLSRTRRKVSSKAASITVKTDDKVAEPWTVLAHKKPQKDWIPYNPKTMRPSQLTRETKFMKLMSWNVNGLRALLKLEGFSALQLAEREDFDVLCLQETKLQEKDVEDVKRSLIDGYENSFWTCSVSKLGYSGTAIISRVKPLSVSYGLGMSDHDSEGRIVTVEFDSFYLISGYVPNSGDGLRRLTYRITEWDPSLSNYMKELEKSKPVILTGDLNCAHQEIDIYNPAGNRRSAGFTDEERQSFRTNFLSRGLVDTFRRQHPGVVGYTYWGYRHGGRKFNRGWRLDYFLVSESVADKVHDSYILPHIIGSDHCPIGLVIKL, from the exons ATGAATCAAATCCAATCACTGCAATTAGGGTTCAAGAGTTTCCTCAATCTCACCAG GAATCTTAGAAGTGGAGTTCTTAGAGTAAAAGCAACAACAGCGAGACCCATTTCGAGTTCAACAAAGAAGCCCGCGCTCAAAGCAGCAATGGGAGCAAACCCCACTGTTATCAAG GAGATTGAGAGTTTGAAAGGTGACCTCTCTAAGATTGAGGCAATGACAGTTGAACAACTCAGGACAACACTGAG GAATATTGGGGCCTCTGCCAAAGGTCGAAAATGCGAGCTTGTGTCTTCATTGAAGTGCTTTCTGGAAAATAAGATAGATG GTGAAAGTTCCCAGGTAATAGAACAGCAAGTATCCTCCACCATTTGTGTTGAAACTGTATCAGCCAAAACCGAGACCGAACCTTTATCTAATGAAGACCAAGTTCAGAATCTCAACACTGTTTCCGATGTTCAATTACGTCAACGGAATAAGCGAACGTCATCATCTAAGAGTAAAACTGTCGATGGTGATGATAAGGTTGTAAAGAAAGAGAAGCTATCAATTGAATCAGATGAAGTTTCAG TTGGAAACCTCTCAAGGACAAGGAGGAAAGTATCTTCAAAAGCTGCGAGTATTACCGTCAAAACCGACGATAAGGTAGCTGAACCATGGACGGTTCTTGCGCACAAGAAACCTCAGAAAGATTGGATTCCTTATAATCCTAAAACCATGAGGCCCTCACAGCTTACTAGGGAGACTAAATTTATGAAGCTTATGTCGTGGAATGTCAATGGTTTAAGGGCATTATTGAAGTTAGAGGGATTCTCTGCTTTGCAACTTGCTGAAAGAGAAGATTTTGATGTATTATGTCTGCAGGAGACCAAATTGCAG GAGAAGGATGTTGAAGATGTGAAGAGGTCTCTCATAGACGGCTATGAGAATAGCTTCTGGACATGTAGTGTTTCCAAGCTCGGTTACTCGGGAACTGCGATTATCTCCCGA GTAAAGCCACTTTCAGTTAGCTATGGACTTGGCATGTCAGATCATGATAGCGAGGGGCGGATTGTAACAGTAGAGTTTGATTCATTTTACCTGATAAGTGGATATGTTCCTAATTCTGGAGATGGTTTGAGGAGACTG ACATACAGGATTACAGAATGGGATCCATCTCTCAGTAATTACATGAAA GAGCTGGAAAAGTCAAAGCCAGTAATTTTAACTGGTGATTTGAACTGTGCGCATCAAGAGATAGACATTTATAACCCAGCT GGAAATAGAAGAAGTGCTGGGTTTACAGATGAAGAACGGCAATCCTTCAGGACAAACTTTTTATCCAGAGGATTAGTGGATACATTTAGAAGGCAACACCCTGGTGTTGTTGGCTATACTTACTGGGGCTATCGACATGGTGGACGCAAATTTAACAGAG GGTGGCGGCTTGACTACTTCCTAGTCTCAGAATCTGTAGCTGACAAGGTTCATGACTCGTACATTTTGCCTCATATTATTGGTAGTGATCATTGTCCTATAGGCCTTGTAATTAAGCTGTAG
- the LOC133723587 gene encoding DNA-(apurinic or apyrimidinic site) endonuclease, chloroplastic isoform X1, with amino-acid sequence MNQIQSLQLGFKSFLNLTSFTVAPRNLRSGVLRVKATTARPISSSTKKPALKAAMGANPTVIKEIESLKGDLSKIEAMTVEQLRTTLRNIGASAKGRKCELVSSLKCFLENKIDGESSQVIEQQVSSTICVETVSAKTETEPLSNEDQVQNLNTVSDVQLRQRNKRTSSSKSKTVDGDDKVVKKEKLSIESDEVSVGNLSRTRRKVSSKAASITVKTDDKVAEPWTVLAHKKPQKDWIPYNPKTMRPSQLTRETKFMKLMSWNVNGLRALLKLEGFSALQLAEREDFDVLCLQETKLQEKDVEDVKRSLIDGYENSFWTCSVSKLGYSGTAIISRVKPLSVSYGLGMSDHDSEGRIVTVEFDSFYLISGYVPNSGDGLRRLTYRITEWDPSLSNYMKELEKSKPVILTGDLNCAHQEIDIYNPAGNRRSAGFTDEERQSFRTNFLSRGLVDTFRRQHPGVVGYTYWGYRHGGRKFNRGWRLDYFLVSESVADKVHDSYILPHIIGSDHCPIGLVIKL; translated from the exons ATGAATCAAATCCAATCACTGCAATTAGGGTTCAAGAGTTTCCTCAATCTCACCAG CTTTACAGTTGCTCCCAGGAATCTTAGAAGTGGAGTTCTTAGAGTAAAAGCAACAACAGCGAGACCCATTTCGAGTTCAACAAAGAAGCCCGCGCTCAAAGCAGCAATGGGAGCAAACCCCACTGTTATCAAG GAGATTGAGAGTTTGAAAGGTGACCTCTCTAAGATTGAGGCAATGACAGTTGAACAACTCAGGACAACACTGAG GAATATTGGGGCCTCTGCCAAAGGTCGAAAATGCGAGCTTGTGTCTTCATTGAAGTGCTTTCTGGAAAATAAGATAGATG GTGAAAGTTCCCAGGTAATAGAACAGCAAGTATCCTCCACCATTTGTGTTGAAACTGTATCAGCCAAAACCGAGACCGAACCTTTATCTAATGAAGACCAAGTTCAGAATCTCAACACTGTTTCCGATGTTCAATTACGTCAACGGAATAAGCGAACGTCATCATCTAAGAGTAAAACTGTCGATGGTGATGATAAGGTTGTAAAGAAAGAGAAGCTATCAATTGAATCAGATGAAGTTTCAG TTGGAAACCTCTCAAGGACAAGGAGGAAAGTATCTTCAAAAGCTGCGAGTATTACCGTCAAAACCGACGATAAGGTAGCTGAACCATGGACGGTTCTTGCGCACAAGAAACCTCAGAAAGATTGGATTCCTTATAATCCTAAAACCATGAGGCCCTCACAGCTTACTAGGGAGACTAAATTTATGAAGCTTATGTCGTGGAATGTCAATGGTTTAAGGGCATTATTGAAGTTAGAGGGATTCTCTGCTTTGCAACTTGCTGAAAGAGAAGATTTTGATGTATTATGTCTGCAGGAGACCAAATTGCAG GAGAAGGATGTTGAAGATGTGAAGAGGTCTCTCATAGACGGCTATGAGAATAGCTTCTGGACATGTAGTGTTTCCAAGCTCGGTTACTCGGGAACTGCGATTATCTCCCGA GTAAAGCCACTTTCAGTTAGCTATGGACTTGGCATGTCAGATCATGATAGCGAGGGGCGGATTGTAACAGTAGAGTTTGATTCATTTTACCTGATAAGTGGATATGTTCCTAATTCTGGAGATGGTTTGAGGAGACTG ACATACAGGATTACAGAATGGGATCCATCTCTCAGTAATTACATGAAA GAGCTGGAAAAGTCAAAGCCAGTAATTTTAACTGGTGATTTGAACTGTGCGCATCAAGAGATAGACATTTATAACCCAGCT GGAAATAGAAGAAGTGCTGGGTTTACAGATGAAGAACGGCAATCCTTCAGGACAAACTTTTTATCCAGAGGATTAGTGGATACATTTAGAAGGCAACACCCTGGTGTTGTTGGCTATACTTACTGGGGCTATCGACATGGTGGACGCAAATTTAACAGAG GGTGGCGGCTTGACTACTTCCTAGTCTCAGAATCTGTAGCTGACAAGGTTCATGACTCGTACATTTTGCCTCATATTATTGGTAGTGATCATTGTCCTATAGGCCTTGTAATTAAGCTGTAG
- the LOC133723587 gene encoding DNA-(apurinic or apyrimidinic site) endonuclease, chloroplastic isoform X3, protein MGANPTVIKEIESLKGDLSKIEAMTVEQLRTTLRNIGASAKGRKCELVSSLKCFLENKIDGESSQVIEQQVSSTICVETVSAKTETEPLSNEDQVQNLNTVSDVQLRQRNKRTSSSKSKTVDGDDKVVKKEKLSIESDEVSVGNLSRTRRKVSSKAASITVKTDDKVAEPWTVLAHKKPQKDWIPYNPKTMRPSQLTRETKFMKLMSWNVNGLRALLKLEGFSALQLAEREDFDVLCLQETKLQEKDVEDVKRSLIDGYENSFWTCSVSKLGYSGTAIISRVKPLSVSYGLGMSDHDSEGRIVTVEFDSFYLISGYVPNSGDGLRRLTYRITEWDPSLSNYMKELEKSKPVILTGDLNCAHQEIDIYNPAGNRRSAGFTDEERQSFRTNFLSRGLVDTFRRQHPGVVGYTYWGYRHGGRKFNRGWRLDYFLVSESVADKVHDSYILPHIIGSDHCPIGLVIKL, encoded by the exons ATGGGAGCAAACCCCACTGTTATCAAG GAGATTGAGAGTTTGAAAGGTGACCTCTCTAAGATTGAGGCAATGACAGTTGAACAACTCAGGACAACACTGAG GAATATTGGGGCCTCTGCCAAAGGTCGAAAATGCGAGCTTGTGTCTTCATTGAAGTGCTTTCTGGAAAATAAGATAGATG GTGAAAGTTCCCAGGTAATAGAACAGCAAGTATCCTCCACCATTTGTGTTGAAACTGTATCAGCCAAAACCGAGACCGAACCTTTATCTAATGAAGACCAAGTTCAGAATCTCAACACTGTTTCCGATGTTCAATTACGTCAACGGAATAAGCGAACGTCATCATCTAAGAGTAAAACTGTCGATGGTGATGATAAGGTTGTAAAGAAAGAGAAGCTATCAATTGAATCAGATGAAGTTTCAG TTGGAAACCTCTCAAGGACAAGGAGGAAAGTATCTTCAAAAGCTGCGAGTATTACCGTCAAAACCGACGATAAGGTAGCTGAACCATGGACGGTTCTTGCGCACAAGAAACCTCAGAAAGATTGGATTCCTTATAATCCTAAAACCATGAGGCCCTCACAGCTTACTAGGGAGACTAAATTTATGAAGCTTATGTCGTGGAATGTCAATGGTTTAAGGGCATTATTGAAGTTAGAGGGATTCTCTGCTTTGCAACTTGCTGAAAGAGAAGATTTTGATGTATTATGTCTGCAGGAGACCAAATTGCAG GAGAAGGATGTTGAAGATGTGAAGAGGTCTCTCATAGACGGCTATGAGAATAGCTTCTGGACATGTAGTGTTTCCAAGCTCGGTTACTCGGGAACTGCGATTATCTCCCGA GTAAAGCCACTTTCAGTTAGCTATGGACTTGGCATGTCAGATCATGATAGCGAGGGGCGGATTGTAACAGTAGAGTTTGATTCATTTTACCTGATAAGTGGATATGTTCCTAATTCTGGAGATGGTTTGAGGAGACTG ACATACAGGATTACAGAATGGGATCCATCTCTCAGTAATTACATGAAA GAGCTGGAAAAGTCAAAGCCAGTAATTTTAACTGGTGATTTGAACTGTGCGCATCAAGAGATAGACATTTATAACCCAGCT GGAAATAGAAGAAGTGCTGGGTTTACAGATGAAGAACGGCAATCCTTCAGGACAAACTTTTTATCCAGAGGATTAGTGGATACATTTAGAAGGCAACACCCTGGTGTTGTTGGCTATACTTACTGGGGCTATCGACATGGTGGACGCAAATTTAACAGAG GGTGGCGGCTTGACTACTTCCTAGTCTCAGAATCTGTAGCTGACAAGGTTCATGACTCGTACATTTTGCCTCATATTATTGGTAGTGATCATTGTCCTATAGGCCTTGTAATTAAGCTGTAG
- the LOC133723115 gene encoding uncharacterized protein LOC133723115 yields the protein MAHEQEARIHESEMMVSRDSQGKGKAVARSSSLMSHQERARSPEAGYALHVDVQAGHFARECTQSQDGGQGTQLRQLPSGQARVFAISQRGTRVECTLSVFNYLARVLFDMGATHSFISSSVIDGLGLTPMHLARSLCVTSPLGVSLELSMICDACPIVICGREFSAVLIVIPDHTYDVILGVDWLRPNHAMIDYFELVVSFHIPGQPMFRYRCLRSDTAIRAGVLADIESVNSAIIIAQILVVYEYIDVFQEILGLPPRRIVEFAIDVIPATACIKSTLSDDTN from the exons ATGGCTCATGAGCAGGAGGCTAGGATTCATGAGAGTGAGATGATGGTCTCGAGAGATTCTCAGGGAAAGGGGAAGGCGGTTGCTAGGAGTAGTAGTTTGATGAGTCATCAGG AGCGTGCACGAAGCCCAGAAGCAGGGTATGCTTTACATGTAGACGTACAGGCAGGGCATTTCGCCAGAGAGTGTACCCAATCTCAGGATGGTGGGCAGGGGACCCAGCTGCGACAGTTGCCTTCTGGGCAGGCTAGGGTGTTTGCTATCAGTCAACGAGGTACAAGAGTGGAATGTACCTTATCTGTTTTTAACTACTTGGCTAGAGTATTATTTGATATGGGAGCGACTCATtctttcatatctagttctGTGATAGACGGGTTGGGTTTGACTCCTATGCATCTTGCTAGATCTTTGTGTGTTACATCGCCTCTCGGTGTTTCTCTTGAGCTTAGTATGATTTGTGATGCATGTCCTATTGTGATTTGTGGTAGAGAGTTCTCTGCAGTCTTGATTGTGATTCCAGACCACACGTACGATGTGATTTTGGGTGTAGATTGGCTGAGGCCAAATCATGCTATGATTGATTATTTTGAGTTGGTAGTGTCTTTCCATATCCCTGGACAACCGATGTTTCGTTATCGGTGTCTGAGGTCGGATACTGCTATAAGGGCAGGAGTCTTAGCAGATATAGAGTCTGTGAATAGTGCTATAATTATTGCACAGATTTTAGTTGTTTATGAGTATATTGATGTGTTCCAGGAGATACTGGGGTTACCTCCAAGGAGGATAGTGGAGTTTGCTATCGATGTGATACCAGCTACTGCCTGTATCAAAAGCACCTTATCCGATGACACCAACTGA